One genomic region from Leifsonia poae encodes:
- the mshD gene encoding mycothiol synthase — translation MSDSLRLSVPDFDDPWQREAFFDVAAAAIDVDGHDPFNEQARLDVESGRRSPIIVTLWPGESAAALVRPVGAAILGRGELDFVIDPLFRGKGYGELAARGLLATARGTLTAWSNGDHPAAKLLAERHGFTPVRALIHLAATLDEGMTRPGTDTLPDGFSLGPMRPGDEQEWVDLNARIFDTHPEQGRLTVDDLHARQAEPWFDAGDALLLRDASGRLVGYGWVKIEPGATEGALYVLGVDAALTDRGLGRQLLRAALARLVERGCTVAGLSVEADNEPAVHLFRALGFQEQTIDVQYRRASDPGDPFIHS, via the coding sequence ATGAGCGACTCCCTGCGCCTCTCCGTCCCTGATTTCGACGATCCGTGGCAGCGTGAGGCGTTCTTCGATGTCGCCGCCGCTGCGATCGACGTGGACGGGCACGACCCTTTCAACGAACAGGCCCGTCTCGATGTGGAGTCCGGTCGTCGCTCGCCGATCATCGTCACACTCTGGCCCGGTGAATCGGCGGCGGCGCTCGTGCGCCCGGTCGGCGCGGCCATCCTGGGGCGCGGCGAACTGGACTTCGTGATCGACCCCCTGTTCCGGGGCAAAGGCTATGGCGAGCTCGCCGCCCGCGGTCTGCTCGCCACCGCCCGGGGCACCCTGACCGCGTGGTCGAACGGCGACCATCCGGCGGCGAAACTGCTCGCCGAGCGGCACGGGTTCACCCCCGTGCGCGCCCTCATCCACCTGGCGGCGACACTCGACGAGGGCATGACCCGCCCCGGCACGGATACCCTCCCCGACGGTTTCTCCCTCGGGCCGATGCGGCCCGGCGACGAGCAGGAGTGGGTCGACCTCAATGCCCGCATCTTCGACACGCATCCGGAGCAGGGTCGTCTCACCGTCGACGATCTGCACGCCCGGCAGGCCGAACCGTGGTTCGACGCCGGGGATGCGCTGCTGCTTCGCGACGCATCCGGTCGCCTCGTCGGGTACGGCTGGGTGAAGATCGAGCCGGGGGCGACCGAGGGCGCGCTCTACGTGCTCGGCGTCGACGCCGCCCTCACCGACCGTGGGCTGGGCCGGCAACTGCTGCGGGCGGCTCTCGCACGATTGGTGGAGCGAGGCTGCACCGTCGCCGGACTGTCGGTGGAAGCCGACAATGAGCCGGCCGTGCACCTGTTCCGAGCACTCGGCTTCCAGGAACAGACGATCGATGTGCAGTACCGGCGCGCGAGCGATCCGGGCGATCCGTTTATCCACAGTTAA